CgaattttacattttccaAGGGCTAGTCAAAGTCTAGTATTTCACCCGATAAAgacatttaaagtaaaattgttatttacctGTCGTAGTAAATACCAAAATACCCACTAGTTGGTACTAAATTCTTAAACAGCCACccttaactttttaaaaagccCAGAGACGACTATACCATTGGATTATCCTATTCGCCTCGCCACTGCGTACACGTACTCGTATACTTGTTCATCATTTCACGGCGGACGGAATGGATTTGTTGAACACCGCGTGCGCGATGGCGCGCTTCAGGAACCATAGTATCAGCAACGCCGTTGTCAGTGCAACACATATGTCCAACATGAAGTGGCTAGTCCACGACGAGTCGGCCGACAAAGGCCGGATGTTGGCTTCAGTACCGTGTCGAATCAAATACTCGACCCAGTAGACGACGGATTCGGAGGGCGTCATGGGGCGGTCTCGGAACAGGGACGACACCCGTTTGGCGTTTTCCGAAAAACTGAAAGAAAAAACACACACGTGCGTGTAAGaaacatataacaatataaaattaaacattacaaaaaatatattatggtaaatgtCGAATTGTAGGTGTGTTTATAGTGtaggacgtaggtatatacctacatttcttttatgtatataatacgaccGACACAATATACCTGCACTCTGCAGGGGTAAAACGAAATGGTTGGTCTACAATCCACCTATGATAGGTGGATTTAGACTGGGCTACAGTAGCTACGCATTGTCCCCACCTCCCAAATATATGTGTACGATAGACCTCCAAATCAattttcacaaattaaaatatttattttaagtgcctatgtatttttagcATATCCTTTTAGATATTtcttttaactaatatttataaaataaatagattcacaaatattatattacataatatggttAGCAGcggctaataaaatatatttgattactaTTGTACATACAaacctatattactatataaacatattatattataacttataagcaaTTTTCATAACACACCACAAAACACAAAGTTATATTGCTGCATAATTCCAACTTCCTctctttcaatattatataataacatgttacataattgcaatatatattatttttttttttaataaattaagattattattattatttatcactattcactatagtataaaaatataccgcTGTATTCCTGACTTTCTGTTTAATAATCTACAGTAGTACAACAGTAAGTACTTAAATCAGCTTACTAAACCACATTTTATAGTTAGGCGTTGTGCCGATATTATTCGGTTATTTTTTGTGTGCAGATTGAGTTATCGTATCACCATCGCAGCGTTTTCAGTTTGGTTTTGTTTGACGACTATGATACTCGAGGGGTCCCCGAAACACGTGACCAAATACCGAAGGTGAAGGGTGCAAAAATAACGACATCGCACCCATACAATGTTAACGGGGTGCgttcaatattgttttacgcCGACgctattatatgatataataaattgataatatatattaataatatatgaatctaTTTGGGACTACGGAGGGCTTATTTACACCTCCCCGATGTATACGAGAATTAATCTTTTATACGCACCGTTTGAATGCTTGTTTAGTGTTATACGTTAATAGTTAGTAgatatagataggtaggtaccgaACTATTCGAAAACGAAATAAtacttctatattttatacgagttgcttacagttaaatttaatttttactaaaataaactcttattttttacttttaagagtaataattatcacgatcaaaataataataactattatataaaaacataagaaaaataacactTCATGCGATGTAACATTATTTCTATTAGTacgtaaacaaatattaataaaatattaaactatatatagataggtaagcatatcaaaatatgtcaatattgATGCTGGTACGTGATTCATTGACGTTCATCTATTGAGTAACCATTAGCCACTGGTAGGTATACGTTATTCTCAGTTCATttacttaaacaaattaattttatactaaacggAAGCTTATACCATGATATTTACtcctttaaacatatttaacgCTTTGGCACGAAtggagttaattttaatagctttTACCCACGCATCATGTAAGATGCGGATACATATACCACCATGAATGATGAAAcacgtgtattatttatgaattaaggTTATCGTCTGCTAAACATTACTAATAAGACAAATACACCACACAGTAGTGATTTTAGTGAAACTTCAAAGGAAGACAGgggatgaattaaattaaagtaaaaaaaggatatgctaaataattgtttttatcttcttgctttaaattttaaaacttttatattaacctattgataactatcataaattattattttttaatatttatacattattaaaaagaacTCACAAAGTCCCAAGGGCGACCGTATCTATCAAAACCATCACTGATAAGGTAAAATGTACGTTAttcttgaaacaaaataataagttagaccgaataagttgttttaatttgacaaatattttgtctttgttattaattaatatatctattatgacAGATTTATTGATGTAGATTTCCatctattactaaaataagatttaataaatgtaaatagccTACATAAACTTTTCTTAGATACATATCATAAGctaaattacctaataaattatattaagaaatattaataatgctatataatataaatatgatttaagaaTTATATGAGCGATAATTAGATATCAGTGatatcacatatttttatacatttaaaatatataaatattacaaacaccAACCTAATTGACTCTGACAGACAATTTTAgcatatctttttttttttttttttatttaaataatgatgatttattaatgtattatatttgtaaaaccaccgataaaattaatctagTTAGTATTGATAGTACCTTTGATCTTTGATTAATCGGTTTATGGCTTCATATAGTGTTGTTCGAGTCAAGTTATTGATTTCCATAGACAAAGCCATACCGAGGTCCACTAGGTTTTGAATGTTTCTCGGCTGATCGTAAAATAACGGCATGCCAAGTACTGGAACTCCCGCGCTTACAGTTTCATATATTCCACTCATTCCACCATGACTTATgaacaattttacatttggATGTTCTAAAAATTCAACGTTTAAAAcggatttaaaaattcatcattAATATACTCAATCAAATGCTTTGATGAAACGTTTCggctgataattttttatataatgataggtacattttttaaaaattttcgtggctttacatatttatgtattactaaaaattttaatttaaaatcgtaaCACGTTTTTTTAATCTCTCTCATCGACTCGTCTGCATTTAtccaaataagtattattgaattttatgaataaaattttgaaatttctacCGTAGTACTATACACAAATTATAGTtcactgaaatattatttcattgggAAATGctgtaatgatttaaataattgaaacgaTGTAGATTGgattctaaattattacctaatattcaataagtttagttatcaatataattaacgataaattttaattaatataacaaatatgaataactctaagtatatttatttaactcacGTAATATAGCACGTTGCGGTAACCATTTATACAACATCACATTTTCTGGCTTATCGGGCATGTGATCGTTCTCGTACTTCCAAATAATCGTTTGGGGAAGTTGGCTAAACACGATTTTAAACGCTTTTAATACATTAGCGGGTAGTGTATCCATAGCCACCAAAGAACCAAAAGTAAATACTATTACGCCAAATTCATTGCTCTTGTCCAGCACATCTGATAAATCCtccaagaaaataatatatattcaaataattaacaaaaacacttttaatataattttgaaaacattagaactattttgtaaaactatccgtattattattgtagttaatgTAGTgaagctgtttttttttttttaaaagagctAAAGATTGAAAaagttcatataatttatttggtttttatggACCTGACTAGACgcttttttcacaaaaatatgaTCAGTGTTTATTACgtgaaaagttattaaatgcAACACAGTTACCGTGCAGTAAATAGAATCAAAATAGGTACTCGttacgtattaataatataaattggtgTAGATACAACATGTTGTATTCGGCCGATGTGACacaatattacaacaaaaatgctataatgttaaaaataacgttataaaaattaaatatgtggTGTCAATGGAAAATGGTCTAAATCTAAAAAGACGTAAtacacatcatattatgtatgtgattataataattattaataatttaaaattgtaaaggaACAAAACTATGGAAGTGTCACGAAtgcagatttttaaaaaactatagtgAATATAATAGACCAAAAgcaaataaatcaaatcaaaattgtttgtacTTCAGTAACCTAACTCATAGTTTACAAGTAAATCGAAGAAGATTTTGGAAATCTGTAAATTCGTAAATTAaggctatataatatgaccggGAGAGCTAGTTTTAAACTATACACTCCTACTAACACTTTGTCCGAATTTCACCGGACAACCAATTCGGAAATCAAACTCTACAAAACTTACTGATTTCCTGCGTAGTTTGGACAAAgcgaagtattttttttatacaggtaTAAACCTGCAGTATAACACGGTACTCGAACGACTCGACGACGGGCGGGCGATGATGAGACACTTACTCCGGGAAGCGGTTCGAGCGGCCGGTTCAGGTGTATGCCGCCAATTTCCAGGACGTTGGGTCCGATCGGCCGGGCCGGTTCTATCGAGTGGTGAGTGTTGACGAACAACATGGTGTGCCGGTGCTCCGGCCACCGGCGGTCGCGGCCCGCGTCGTTGTACCACCGCACTAGTGCGGTGTGAGCGTACACCAGTGCGTTGGCCAGCCGGTGGCCGAACGTCGCGGGTGTCGGCCGGTCGGCGAGCAGGGCGCCCAGGTACGACGGGTGGTCGGGGGCGCCCGTGGCCACCGGCATCCAGTTGACGGTCGGGGACGGGACCACGTAGACGGCCGGCAAGCCCAGCCTGTCCGGCAGCGCGGACATGCACTCCGAGTGCAGCGACTCCATGACGACGGCGTCGAACTCGCTCGCGCCGCCGCCGTTCAGTATGCCCTGCATTTCCGGCATGTCGGAAATGTACTCGCACACTCGCTGCGCCCGGGCGGTGGCCTGTCCCACCATGAACGCGTTCGACCGGAAGATTCTCATCACGTGCGCGTATTTCACGTCCCTGGCCGTTTGCAGTAGTCCGCCGGCCAGCGACGACGACATGTCCACGTGCGTGTAGTTGGGATGCGCGGCCAACCGGTCGGTGGCCGGATGCACGGCCGTGCACACCACCTCGTGCCCGGCGGCCAACAAGCTCTCCAGCACGGCTGACATGACCGTCCAATGGCTGTATCCGGGGCTGGGCTCGCACGCCAAGATCCGGTGACCAGCGATCGTCGACAAGCAGCCGATCGACCACAGCAGCGAACCGACGACGACCGAACGGATTGCTCCGGAACGCatgttctgaaaaaaaaaacgattcacACACgctttatatagattattattttccttattttttgGTTCTACCGTTTGCAGCAAGACCGCGATGCCTATTTCGGAATTACTGTTTAACATCATACATTTTGTACTGTATAGAAAAACTGaagttttttattcattcgGCAACAgagtaaaaaaattctattttccGAGTAATAAGTTTTGTTCTAATAATGACGGTATAACGAGTAGCCACTAGCCAGTATACAGATAACTTGCAAATTGAtttctcaaacgatttttgttattattcaaaaaatattaatcgtcaacatttaaaacattctacaataatttaaatttccgtTTTCCAtacacaatttgttttttaaaaacttaagattaattttaagttatttaatagcacttgaaattattgaatttttatttataggtataatattatattgataaaaatgttatgcttacatttaaaaacaatatttcttataagttgtgcctatagtaattaaaaaatatctacataataaaggcatattttttaaaggctTGAAATTTTCTAACTACTTCGAAGATTAAACATTGgaaaaaatcactaaaatttacaaattatttagtacctagctaaaaatatataagatttaaatttaatatagctaTAGCTTGAAAGTTTAATGcaaaatttcttataagtaGTTTTTACAGAAACCTAAAGATAtctaaaatacacaatatttttttctataaacataaaacgtatatttaaaatattcaaagtatacctataaaattaatttataatctaatcttattttattgataaatattaaatagtgtattttaaagagttataaacagagatttaaaatgttataatattgaaatttaataatcttaccttaaaatgttatcgtgctggatatgaaaataaacaatctGAATTCCAAGAAAAAAGTGGTGaattgtatagaatatttttttctttcatttaatgtaagtaatattttatttggttttatgGTTAAGCATACACTGAATAGGAacctaatacaatattattaatcagtagtattttactgattttttaatatttatgagggAGTATTAAGGCTATCATTGATAGATtagataaatctattttttaaatttatttaatataaaatttttaagtttgaaaattttaaatgattgattgtgtaatattatgtaaacaaaatagtatagcaatattattttggtattacAAACGATcgtacagtatattattaccaagttgtaatatatttaactgatTAAAAACATGCTAGcttgataaaattgtatgcttGCGTACGTATTCGTAATcgtaaaatacctataatcacATGGTCCTAGTTGACCCCATGCACTTCGTTACCCGTTAAAAAATGCCAACTCTATAAAATGattcaaacattatttaatttgttatttaatatttggattaatggtgttcaaaacttaaacattttcattgaccgtTTTGAATCTCAAAAAACTTGTGCAAGTACCACtttaaaatgcgaattttgaaaaaaaatttcttattgCATACTAACtttatgatacaaatataGGCACCATGTTAACTGCAAACCTCGATCTATCATTATTTAGGTtctacgtttatcagtcaATGAGTTAGTCAGGTTATACTATAGCGATTCTACACGGCATTGCCCGCAAGACCGTCTCGTGATTATtcgagcagtatattatcagatAGGCCAGCGAGGTGTATAcgtaagttaataatttccaactcctaagtttcaaagttacacaaattttttttttacttaatccAACCTACGGCGGATAAAATGATGTgccatcttttatttttttatgtagctGGTTGAACAATCTGATTTATGTATCGACACATTTACTTTTCACAGTGTTAAATTCATACCATCCTTCCGCAAACGCACtaaacagattaaaaaaacgtcGTAGAATCGTTTagaacagtaataatatggaatatcttGGAATTTAGAGTC
The DNA window shown above is from Aphis gossypii isolate Hap1 chromosome 2, ASM2018417v2, whole genome shotgun sequence and carries:
- the LOC114120701 gene encoding UDP-glucosyltransferase 2, with the translated sequence MRSGAIRSVVVGSLLWSIGCLSTIAGHRILACEPSPGYSHWTVMSAVLESLLAAGHEVVCTAVHPATDRLAAHPNYTHVDMSSSLAGGLLQTARDVKYAHVMRIFRSNAFMVGQATARAQRVCEYISDMPEMQGILNGGGASEFDAVVMESLHSECMSALPDRLGLPAVYVVPSPTVNWMPVATGAPDHPSYLGALLADRPTPATFGHRLANALVYAHTALVRWYNDAGRDRRWPEHRHTMLFVNTHHSIEPARPIGPNVLEIGGIHLNRPLEPLPGDLSDVLDKSNEFGVIVFTFGSLVAMDTLPANVLKAFKIVFSQLPQTIIWKYENDHMPDKPENVMLYKWLPQRAILQHPNVKLFISHGGMSGIYETVSAGVPVLGMPLFYDQPRNIQNLVDLGMALSMEINNLTRTTLYEAINRLIKDQSFSENAKRVSSLFRDRPMTPSESVVYWVEYLIRHGTEANIRPLSADSSWTSHFMLDICVALTTALLILWFLKRAIAHAVFNKSIPSAVK